A genomic segment from Lignipirellula cremea encodes:
- a CDS encoding NAD-dependent epimerase/dehydratase family protein, with amino-acid sequence MNEHPPLLLVTGAAGKVGQHFLRTFLDDDLYRDWQVRVLCHQRLLEATDRVDVVQGDISDQAVVKKLLVGVTHVLHLATCKESPDTIIDVAVKGMFWVLEECRQSPTFQQFILLGGDASMGHFVYPHPVPVTETQPHSAYPGCYALSKVLEEVLLEQYIVQYELNGCCLRAPWIMEKDDFKYQLSFGDDVFGGPRWRDLVGAEEADRLQAEGAAPIMLDSDSVPVQRNFVHVHDLVEAVLCALDHPEAFGQTFNICMDEPVDYGKMAAWLNETRGLPSVGIITPYHSTWLDNAKAKFLLGWRPEYDMHRLVDEAFDYERAPDDPRKIWYPG; translated from the coding sequence TTGAACGAGCATCCTCCGTTATTGTTAGTGACCGGCGCCGCCGGGAAGGTCGGCCAGCACTTCCTGCGTACGTTTCTCGACGACGACCTGTACCGCGACTGGCAGGTGCGGGTGTTATGCCACCAGCGTTTGCTGGAGGCGACCGACCGGGTCGACGTCGTCCAGGGCGATATCTCCGACCAGGCGGTGGTGAAAAAGTTGCTGGTCGGCGTCACGCACGTATTGCATCTGGCGACCTGTAAGGAATCGCCCGACACCATCATCGATGTCGCCGTGAAGGGGATGTTCTGGGTGCTGGAAGAATGCCGCCAGAGTCCCACCTTTCAGCAGTTCATTCTGCTGGGGGGCGACGCCAGCATGGGCCACTTCGTATATCCGCACCCGGTTCCGGTGACAGAGACCCAGCCGCACTCAGCTTACCCGGGCTGTTACGCGCTGTCGAAAGTGCTGGAGGAAGTGCTGCTGGAACAGTATATCGTCCAGTATGAACTCAACGGCTGCTGCCTCAGGGCGCCATGGATCATGGAGAAGGACGACTTCAAATACCAGCTCTCCTTTGGCGACGACGTGTTCGGCGGTCCGCGCTGGCGGGATCTGGTGGGGGCCGAAGAGGCCGATCGCCTGCAGGCCGAAGGGGCGGCGCCGATCATGCTCGACAGCGACTCCGTGCCGGTCCAGCGGAACTTTGTGCACGTACACGATCTGGTCGAGGCCGTGCTGTGCGCCCTGGATCATCCCGAGGCGTTCGGGCAGACGTTCAACATTTGCATGGACGAACCGGTCGACTACGGCAAGATGGCGGCCTGGCTGAACGAGACCCGGGGCCTGCCGTCGGTCGGGATCATCACGCCGTATCATTCCACCTGGCTGGACAACGCCAAAGCAAAGTTCCTGCTCGGCTGGCGGCCGGAGTACGACATGCACCGCCTGGTCGACGAAGCGTTCGACTACGAACGCGCGCCGGACGACCCACGCAAGATCTGGTATCCGGGATAG
- a CDS encoding DUF1559 family PulG-like putative transporter, with amino-acid sequence MSLRKGFTLVELLVVIAVIGVLLALLLPAVQMAREAARRSECENHLKQIGIALHNHHDTFGHLPSGWTGVSPSGSPGWGWGAHSLKYMEQNNIEDLINFKLSVADPVNVAALASSVHTFHCPSATGDESFVLGGLTVGKSNYVGVFGTEEIEDAPSHGDGVMYHNSATRFLDISDGLSTTFMIGERSAKLDNSTWVGVIPGAGEAMARIVGSVDHAPNHPAAHFDDFSSMHPGGAQFVRCDGSVHFVSESIDEVVYSAYATREGEENIPGLE; translated from the coding sequence ATGTCCCTTCGTAAGGGTTTTACTTTGGTGGAGTTGCTGGTGGTGATTGCCGTGATCGGCGTGCTGCTGGCTTTGTTGTTGCCGGCCGTGCAGATGGCGCGGGAGGCGGCTCGTCGTAGCGAGTGCGAGAATCATCTCAAACAGATCGGCATCGCGCTGCACAATCACCACGACACGTTCGGCCATCTGCCTTCGGGCTGGACGGGCGTATCGCCCAGCGGTTCGCCCGGCTGGGGCTGGGGGGCGCATTCGCTCAAGTACATGGAGCAGAACAATATTGAAGATCTGATCAACTTCAAGCTGTCGGTGGCCGATCCGGTCAACGTGGCGGCGCTCGCTTCCAGCGTGCATACGTTCCATTGTCCTTCTGCGACCGGCGACGAGTCGTTTGTGCTGGGCGGGCTGACCGTCGGCAAGTCGAACTACGTCGGCGTGTTCGGCACGGAGGAGATCGAAGACGCCCCCAGCCATGGCGACGGCGTGATGTACCACAACAGCGCCACCCGCTTTCTGGATATCTCCGACGGGCTCAGCACCACGTTTATGATCGGCGAGCGGTCGGCCAAACTGGACAACAGCACCTGGGTCGGCGTGATCCCGGGAGCCGGGGAAGCAATGGCCCGGATCGTCGGTTCGGTCGACCACGCCCCCAACCATCCGGCCGCCCACTTCGACGACTTCAGCAGCATGCACCCCGGCGGAGCGCAGTTCGTTCGCTGTGACGGCTCTGTGCACTTTGTTTCCGAATCGATCGACGAGGTCGTCTATTCCGCCTACGCCACCCGCGAAGGAGAAGAGAATATTCCCGGCCTGGAATAA